A part of Cystobacter fuscus DSM 2262 genomic DNA contains:
- the tssA gene encoding type VI secretion system protein TssA has protein sequence MPPSLEELRERARTWTEPISEEAPAGRSAKHEPAYDLVAQEVARLESPTGTPVSWSKVVANAGELLQRSTKDLWLTSYLAHGLHATEGLRGAVTGVTVLTEVLDRYWPTLFPEAQRLRGRVNAVSWFVARMTESLPSVQVTGEDWELVEGLETATRRLAEVTRVRFEDQGPVLKPLLEGVERLRNRLPASATPRPPPPPMPAAEPSARLAAPPVPAAPSPVLASPPVPPAEQPGSPDNVLDTLRGLGASLAESARLLREANAANPLAYRLLRVGLWLHFTQPPAPGPEGKTPLPALPASLREKLDRLETHARWAELLEEAESNLGQHRFALDLQRYGAAALAGLGPTHAPAREAVRLELRALLQRMPEVLGLLASDGTPLADERTRKWVEAEVLERSVPSAPLPRTTERPEDGADTLPPDVRELLAADRVAEALARLQQQVTTATTGRARFKARLLLGRLCVLSGQHLMAQALYETLVAESTTQGMDEWEPQLSAECLEGLLLVTRTVQKNTSSLPRECWPHFIRLSKLDPAAAFRLGQ, from the coding sequence ATGCCCCCTTCCCTCGAAGAGCTTCGCGAGCGCGCCCGGACCTGGACGGAGCCCATCTCCGAGGAGGCGCCCGCCGGCCGGTCCGCCAAACACGAGCCCGCGTACGATCTCGTCGCGCAGGAAGTGGCCCGGCTGGAGTCCCCCACGGGCACGCCCGTGAGCTGGAGCAAGGTGGTGGCCAACGCGGGCGAGCTGCTCCAGCGGAGCACCAAGGATCTCTGGCTCACCTCGTACCTGGCCCATGGGCTCCACGCCACCGAGGGACTCCGGGGCGCGGTGACGGGCGTGACGGTGCTCACCGAGGTGCTCGACCGCTACTGGCCCACGCTGTTTCCGGAGGCCCAGCGCCTGCGCGGACGCGTGAACGCCGTGAGCTGGTTCGTGGCCCGGATGACGGAGTCCCTGCCCTCGGTCCAGGTCACGGGCGAGGACTGGGAGTTGGTGGAGGGCCTGGAGACCGCCACGCGGAGGCTGGCGGAGGTCACGCGCGTCCGCTTCGAGGATCAGGGGCCCGTTCTGAAGCCCCTGCTGGAGGGCGTCGAGCGGCTGCGCAATCGCCTCCCCGCTTCCGCGACACCCCGCCCCCCACCTCCCCCCATGCCCGCGGCCGAGCCCTCGGCACGTCTGGCGGCACCTCCGGTTCCGGCCGCGCCGTCCCCGGTGCTTGCCTCGCCGCCCGTGCCTCCCGCGGAGCAGCCCGGAAGCCCGGACAACGTCCTGGACACCCTGCGCGGCCTCGGCGCCTCGCTGGCCGAGTCCGCCCGGCTGCTGCGCGAGGCGAACGCGGCGAACCCGCTCGCCTACCGGCTGCTGCGGGTGGGCCTCTGGTTGCACTTCACCCAGCCCCCCGCGCCCGGACCCGAGGGCAAGACACCGCTGCCCGCGCTCCCCGCGTCCCTGCGCGAGAAGCTGGACCGGCTGGAGACCCATGCGCGCTGGGCGGAGTTGCTGGAGGAAGCGGAGTCGAACCTGGGGCAGCACCGCTTCGCGCTGGATCTCCAGCGCTACGGCGCCGCCGCGCTGGCGGGCCTGGGGCCCACGCATGCCCCCGCGCGCGAGGCCGTGCGCCTGGAGCTGCGCGCGCTGCTGCAGCGGATGCCCGAGGTGTTGGGCCTGCTCGCCTCGGATGGGACGCCGCTCGCCGACGAGCGCACCCGGAAGTGGGTGGAGGCCGAGGTGCTGGAGCGCTCCGTGCCCTCGGCGCCCCTGCCGCGCACGACCGAGCGCCCGGAGGATGGCGCCGACACCCTGCCCCCGGACGTCCGGGAACTGCTCGCCGCGGACCGGGTTGCCGAGGCCCTCGCGCGGCTGCAACAACAGGTGACCACGGCCACCACGGGCCGCGCCCGCTTCAAGGCACGCCTCCTACTTGGGAGGTTGTGTGTCCTTTCCGGACAACACCTGATGGCACAAGCCCTTTACGAAACGCTCGTCGCCGAGAGCACCACCCAGGGGATGGATGAATGGGAGCCCCAGTTGTCCGCGGAGTGCCTGGAAGGACTCCTCCTCGTGACGCGCACTGTGCAAAAAAACACCTCTTCTCTTCCTCGCGAGTGCTGGCCTCACTTTATTCGTCTGTCAAAGCTTGACCCGGCCGCTGCTTTCCGTTTAGGACAGTAG